DNA sequence from the Fibrobacter sp. UBA4297 genome:
GTGAGCATCCTGATTGCAGCGCGTAACGAATCCGAAGGCATCCGCGAAACACTCGATTCCGTCCTCTCGCAAGATTACGAGGGCGAATGGGAGGTCTGGGTAGCCGACGACCGCTCCACGGACGACACCCCGAAGATTCTCGCGGAATACGAAGCAAAGTTTGAACGCCTCCATGTGCTCACGATTGATTCCCTTCCCGAAGGCGTGAGCCCTAAGAAACAGGCTCTTTCGAAACTCATTGACGCCTGCAACGGCGAAATTCTCTGCCTCACAGACGCCGACTGCATCGTACAGCCGTCCTGGATCAAGTTCCTCGTCAAGGAATTTGAACCGGGGATTGAACTTGTCGCCGGGCATTCGTACATTCCGACCGACAAGAGTTCGCCGTTCATCATCTGCATGCAGGCGGTCGAAACGCTGATATACCGCATCGCAGGCACAGCAGGCCTCGCCATGCACCTCCCGCTCACAAGCACAGGCAACAACCTCGCCTACCGCAAAAGCTTCTTCCAGAGCGTGAACGGCTTTACGGGCGTCATCAAGATCCAGAGCGGAGACGATGACCTCCTGATGCAAAAACTGGCAGCCGACCGCCCATGGGCCATGCGCTACTGCATCACGCCCGCCACGTTCGTCACCACAAGCGGCAAGGAAACACTCAAGGCCCTCTGGGAACAGCGCAAACGCTGGGCATCAAAGACCATCTACTATACCCCAAAAATCGTCTTTGTGCTCTCGATGGTATTCCTGTTCCTCACGATGCTCTGCATTACCGCAGTGTTCTCGATATTCAGCTTTAAAATATTCGTCGCCACATTGATAGCGTTCTTGTGCAAGAGCGTAGGCGACATGGTTCTCATTATTCGCGGGCTCAAAATATTCAAGCAGGAACACCTCCTCAAGTGGTGCATCCCGGTTGAGTTCATCCACGCCCCCTTTACCGTACTGGCCGTACTATTCGGACTGTTCGGACGTTTTAAGTGGAAATAAAAATGGCAACGACAAAAACTACAACTAAGGCGACTAAAACCACAGCAACAAAAACCGCCGCAAAAGCAACAAAGACGACTAAGGCGGCAGTCGAAGGCAAGACGCTCATCATCGCGGAAAAACCCAGCGTGGCAGCCGACCTCGTCAAAGTGCTCGGTGCAAAGTCCTTCAAGAAAGAAACCGCCTATTACGAAAGCGACACGACCATCGTAAGCCATGCGATTGGCCACCTCGTTGGTATCGCTGACCCGAAGGATATTGACGAACGCTACAAGGCATGGGACATGAAGACGCTCCCCATGCTCCCGGAAAAGTTCCCGCTCGTTGCCCTCCCGACCACTAAAGCCCATCTTTCCGCCCTCGGCAAGCTCATCAAGCGCAAGGACGTGACGACGATTATAAACGCGTGCGATGCGGGCCGCGAAGGTGAACTGATTTTCTATTACATCGTGGACTACATCCTCAAGGGGA
Encoded proteins:
- a CDS encoding glycosyltransferase, with the protein product MFLTVLTYIAIGLLAILAIFYLGLEVRFYRALGRVREGFADPEPLPKVSILIAARNESEGIRETLDSVLSQDYEGEWEVWVADDRSTDDTPKILAEYEAKFERLHVLTIDSLPEGVSPKKQALSKLIDACNGEILCLTDADCIVQPSWIKFLVKEFEPGIELVAGHSYIPTDKSSPFIICMQAVETLIYRIAGTAGLAMHLPLTSTGNNLAYRKSFFQSVNGFTGVIKIQSGDDDLLMQKLAADRPWAMRYCITPATFVTTSGKETLKALWEQRKRWASKTIYYTPKIVFVLSMVFLFLTMLCITAVFSIFSFKIFVATLIAFLCKSVGDMVLIIRGLKIFKQEHLLKWCIPVEFIHAPFTVLAVLFGLFGRFKWK